The Spiroplasma citri genome has a segment encoding these proteins:
- a CDS encoding DUF2649 domain-containing protein — MQNDWIKLKEFFIYIFLFIDKTNVESITMWNLTQNEYLTLMVGVWIVILFLTWFLLWMVFKIVGYFK; from the coding sequence ATGCAAAATGATTGAATTAAATTAAAAGAGTTTTTTATTTATATATTTTTGTTTATAGATAAAACGAATGTTGAAAGTATTACAATGTGGAATTTAACGCAAAATGAATATTTAACTTTGATGGTTGGTGTTTGAATTGTGATTTTGTTTTTAACTTGGTTTTTATTATGAATGGTTTTTAAAATAGTTGGGTATTTTAAATAA
- a CDS encoding spiroplasma phage ORF1-like family protein: protein MKKSLSLFAIFILSFLGLVIPFITLTAFRPLNEEQYTLKQESSTGKGINETDFINTMFLRSSFFENWSETNYFINPTLKTSKNLLFNDKWYLDFLQDSYSTGVVYDKPGEIFLNYYRQWHSLKNKYMVEKFYDVKKENFLNDLTDFIYAFAVKYKMFNVSKEIVENVDRYKENHYPRVNLKVDNWKLIDINWQKDKYKFENEFKKLNNKWYFFIESDTYGFNKYLAKNNGNNIKQVNEWNWILLLNNRNYAYFDASKIKLIYRWDGDGEPQTPTIDKNTGEITDWNSYQQTRVKEFISLSLYSVLQENIRVQQGGSADYENPNKVGTKRIIFDFETVDELDVKNIKKAIYRMILTVDEANLIISGSLELNNINNDDLSFNFSFMRTGLGEVFNFNGSIYSSLNSKDLKYYQQFSGQFDLSKFLQSFFASALVPVFQNRSSFIENGYIDNLQYDTVLVNFFALKLQNFNNILLSENINDKLQFDKLLNSMFKISQKFYTNYLRTIFDLENNTYVQGYNKKYGLLVNNGFKIYPRYFYFSDKYKQLDIKLYSAFKNRFYTINNYGSVFNYDFSVANNYNIKLNSGYVFGGDLQNKYGLQYKKIEEQKIGYNVFELQAQKENDMYRYYDFNFGIYNWQEINNGGLFPDKQWWQVQYVTPEGWWDFGAHIKNAVIWIVNTIPGVKQVNELASGVGKVFETVYSFFIQIFEVWKFNPALYSTITNIFLLIIFMKFVRLI, encoded by the coding sequence ATGAAAAAATCGTTATCTTTATTTGCCATATTTATTTTAAGTTTTTTGGGTTTGGTTATTCCATTTATTACTTTAACGGCGTTTAGACCCTTAAATGAGGAGCAATATACGCTTAAACAAGAAAGTAGTACTGGTAAAGGTATAAATGAAACTGATTTTATTAATACAATGTTTTTACGCAGTAGTTTTTTTGAAAATTGGTCGGAAACAAATTATTTTATTAATCCAACTTTAAAAACATCAAAAAATTTATTGTTTAATGATAAATGGTATTTAGATTTTTTACAAGATAGTTATTCAACCGGAGTTGTTTATGATAAACCTGGTGAAATATTTTTGAATTATTATCGACAATGACATAGTTTAAAAAATAAGTATATGGTTGAAAAATTTTATGATGTTAAAAAAGAGAATTTTTTGAATGATTTAACTGATTTTATTTATGCCTTTGCTGTAAAATATAAGATGTTTAATGTATCGAAAGAAATTGTGGAAAATGTTGACCGTTATAAAGAAAATCATTATCCAAGAGTTAATTTGAAAGTAGATAATTGAAAATTAATTGATATTAATTGACAAAAAGATAAATATAAATTTGAAAATGAATTTAAAAAGTTAAATAATAAATGATACTTTTTTATTGAATCTGATACATATGGATTTAATAAATATTTAGCAAAAAATAATGGTAATAATATAAAACAAGTAAACGAATGAAATTGAATTCTTCTTTTAAATAATAGAAATTATGCTTATTTTGATGCTTCAAAAATAAAATTAATTTATCGTTGAGATGGTGATGGTGAACCACAAACACCTACTATCGACAAAAACACTGGTGAAATTACTGATTGAAATAGTTATCAACAAACTCGCGTAAAAGAATTTATTAGTTTATCTTTATATTCTGTTTTGCAAGAAAATATTAGAGTTCAGCAAGGTGGTAGTGCGGATTATGAAAATCCGAATAAGGTTGGAACAAAGCGGATAATTTTTGATTTTGAGACGGTTGACGAGTTGGATGTTAAAAATATTAAAAAAGCAATTTATCGGATGATTTTGACTGTTGATGAAGCAAATTTAATTATTTCTGGTAGTTTAGAGTTAAATAATATTAATAATGATGATTTAAGTTTTAATTTTAGTTTTATGCGAACGGGATTGGGCGAAGTTTTTAATTTTAATGGTTCAATTTATTCATCATTAAATAGTAAAGATTTAAAATATTATCAACAATTTAGCGGTCAGTTTGATTTATCTAAGTTTTTACAGTCGTTTTTTGCAAGTGCATTGGTGCCAGTGTTTCAAAATCGTAGTTCGTTTATTGAAAATGGATATATTGATAATTTACAATATGATACTGTTTTAGTTAACTTTTTTGCGTTGAAATTACAAAATTTTAATAATATTTTGTTGAGTGAGAATATTAACGATAAATTGCAATTTGATAAATTATTAAATAGTATGTTTAAGATTTCACAGAAATTTTATACTAATTATTTACGTACGATTTTTGATTTAGAGAATAATACTTATGTTCAAGGTTATAATAAAAAATATGGTTTATTAGTAAATAATGGTTTTAAAATTTACCCACGATATTTTTATTTTTCAGATAAATATAAACAGTTAGATATTAAATTATATTCAGCATTTAAAAATCGGTTTTATACGATTAATAATTATGGTAGTGTTTTTAATTATGATTTTTCGGTTGCTAATAATTATAATATTAAGTTAAATTCGGGTTATGTTTTTGGTGGTGACTTACAAAATAAATATGGTTTGCAATATAAGAAAATTGAAGAACAAAAAATCGGTTATAATGTTTTTGAATTGCAAGCACAAAAAGAGAATGATATGTACCGATATTATGATTTTAATTTTGGGATTTATAATTGACAAGAAATTAATAATGGTGGGTTGTTCCCCGATAAACAATGATGACAAGTACAATATGTAACGCCAGAGGGTTGATGAGATTTTGGTGCTCATATTAAAAATGCGGTGATTTGAATTGTTAATACTATTCCGGGAGTTAAACAAGTTAACGAATTAGCGAGCGGTGTTGGTAAGGTTTTTGAAACAGTATATAGTTTTTTTATTCAAATATTTGAAGTATGAAAATTTAATCCAGCATTGTATAGTACAATAACAAATATCTTTTTATTAATTATTTTTATGAAATTTGTGCGATTAATATAA
- a CDS encoding lipoprotein, with amino-acid sequence MKKWLSIIGAIGLTATSTTTLISCKKENNNENEENNKPEPQYNPQQPPKYSNWKLVDINWQKDKYKFENEFKKLNNKWYFFIESDTYGFNKYLAKNNGNNIKQVNEWNWILLLNNRNYAYFDASKIKLIYRWDGDGEPQTPTIDKNTGEITDWKE; translated from the coding sequence ATGAAAAAATGACTTAGCATAATAGGAGCAATTGGATTAACCGCAACAAGCACAACAACACTAATAAGTTGTAAAAAAGAAAATAATAATGAAAACGAGGAAAATAATAAACCAGAACCACAATATAATCCACAACAACCACCAAAATATAGTAATTGAAAATTAGTTGATATTAATTGACAAAAAGATAAATATAAATTTGAAAATGAATTTAAAAAGTTAAATAATAAATGATACTTTTTTATTGAATCTGATACATATGGATTTAATAAATATTTAGCAAAAAATAATGGTAATAATATAAAACAAGTAAACGAATGAAATTGAATTCTTCTTTTAAATAATAGAAATTATGCTTATTTTGATGCTTCAAAAATAAAATTAATTTATCGTTGAGATGGTGATGGTGAACCACAAACACCTACTATCGACAAAAACACTGGTGAAATTACTGATTGAAAAGAATAA
- a CDS encoding integrase core domain-containing protein — translation MYQVNFQLIKSIMFMILLMKKTRLALGYVYDKLSTDNAIDAVKKAISDFKNIFGIIITRIRTDNGSEFINNYRNNQKISVKKTNFTQFLTDKNILHQTTPVRSPQSNGKIERFHQNYTKLFVFEEKILNAVRLQNKLNDYYYFYNFERVHKSLNFQTPFNFLNSLSLIK, via the coding sequence TTGTACCAAGTAAATTTCCAGTTGATAAAAAGTATTATGTTTATGATTTTATTGATGAAAAAAACAAGATTAGCATTAGGATATGTTTATGATAAATTAAGTACTGATAATGCTATTGATGCTGTTAAAAAAGCAATTAGTGATTTTAAAAATATATTTGGTATTATAATAACACGGATTAGAACTGATAACGGTTCTGAATTTATTAATAATTATCGTAATAATCAAAAAATTAGTGTTAAAAAGACTAATTTTACTCAATTTTTAACAGATAAAAATATTTTGCATCAAACAACACCAGTTCGCTCTCCACAGTCAAACGGTAAGATTGAAAGGTTTCATCAAAATTATACTAAATTATTTGTATTTGAAGAAAAAATATTAAATGCAGTTAGGTTACAGAATAAATTAAATGATTATTATTATTTTTATAATTTTGAAAGAGTACATAAGTCTTTAAATTTTCAGACACCATTTAATTTTTTGAATAGTTTAAGTTTAATTAAATAA
- the rplT gene encoding 50S ribosomal protein L20 — protein sequence MARVKGGSTTRKRRKKIIKEAKGYFGTKSTHYKKAKEQVMKSWSYAFRDRKQRKRDFRSLWIQRINAAVREHDMSYSQFMNGLNKTNIEVNRKILSELAIHNPNEFKVLVEKSKQALKN from the coding sequence ATGGCAAGAGTTAAAGGCGGATCAACAACAAGAAAACGTCGTAAAAAAATTATTAAAGAAGCAAAAGGATATTTTGGAACAAAATCAACGCATTACAAAAAAGCAAAAGAGCAAGTAATGAAATCATGATCATATGCCTTTCGTGATCGTAAACAACGTAAAAGAGATTTTCGTTCATTATGAATTCAAAGAATTAATGCTGCAGTACGTGAACATGATATGTCATATTCACAATTTATGAATGGTTTAAATAAAACTAACATTGAAGTAAATCGCAAAATATTATCAGAATTAGCAATTCATAATCCAAATGAATTTAAAGTATTAGTAGAAAAATCAAAACAAGCGTTAAAAAATTAA
- the rpmI gene encoding 50S ribosomal protein L35 — MPKMKTKKSLAKRVKVTGTGKWKIAHAYTSHLAQNKKTKQKRHLRKAGLMDQTDQSRLKQLLQG, encoded by the coding sequence ATGCCAAAAATGAAAACAAAAAAATCTTTAGCAAAAAGAGTCAAAGTAACAGGAACAGGAAAATGAAAGATTGCGCATGCATATACTTCACATTTAGCCCAAAATAAAAAAACAAAACAAAAGCGTCATTTACGTAAAGCTGGTTTAATGGATCAAACTGATCAAAGTCGATTAAAACAATTATTACAAGGATAA
- the infC gene encoding translation initiation factor IF-3, which translates to MNQPTKNNKNIEQVNYDIRAREVLIILDDGNKVGPLGRNEAIRFAEEKGLDLLLVSAASNPPVAKLVDYGKYKYEQKKKEKENKKNQHITENKEMRLRTGIGEHDLEFKAKKVREFLTDGNRVKISLKFRGREVARPEYGKETLDKFFSYIEDLAKIEKEPQLNGLFLDMYVVPKK; encoded by the coding sequence ATGAATCAACCCACTAAAAACAATAAAAATATCGAGCAAGTAAATTATGATATTAGAGCACGTGAAGTTTTAATTATTTTAGATGATGGTAACAAAGTTGGTCCTTTAGGGAGAAATGAAGCAATTCGTTTTGCTGAAGAAAAAGGTTTAGATTTATTGTTGGTATCAGCTGCTTCAAATCCACCGGTAGCAAAATTGGTTGATTATGGAAAATATAAATACGAACAAAAGAAAAAAGAAAAAGAAAATAAGAAAAATCAACATATAACTGAAAATAAAGAGATGCGTTTACGAACAGGAATTGGTGAACATGATTTAGAATTTAAAGCAAAAAAAGTGCGTGAATTTCTAACTGATGGGAATCGTGTTAAAATTTCTTTAAAGTTTCGTGGTCGAGAAGTTGCTAGACCTGAATATGGAAAAGAAACATTAGATAAGTTTTTTAGTTATATTGAAGATTTGGCAAAGATTGAAAAAGAACCACAATTAAATGGCTTGTTTTTAGATATGTATGTTGTACCAAAAAAATAA
- a CDS encoding xylulokinase: protein MKPEIVIAVDIGTTTLKLIAFDQNGRIIDSEFYQYQIQLTTPLVMQNLNELVTNFQLLLEQLTQRLSQQYLILNITFSCAMHSFLLLDHNHQPISDIILWTDPHSFGELEIPVDLFHQKTGIFRGGFLPAFKLGYINFELQKWWTKIAKVVSIKEYLIYLLTEQFVIDYAMASGTGLFNLQTRNWDQEILTMLKVSEKWLSKLVSPQTVLRIINKRWNLPEQLDIVVGIADGISANLATGYYDQDILTISLGTSTGCRYFWFTIPSKIPTNEYFMLFDEEIYMRGFTSSNEVNNFNWFLQQQDYSLNFALTEFAKQIAEQSLTNDFYFPYLVKERIWKEYDHEKFYLTTAAIEPKQLIQIVVEGILFNCKSIIDNLAQKKWTKICLAGGFFSNFLIVELFSKMVNFPVVKLLTSELSAQWAAFIGFLAAKRFKSYRDVEKWQN, encoded by the coding sequence ATGAAACCAGAAATTGTTATTGCAGTTGATATTGGAACAACAACCTTAAAACTAATTGCATTTGATCAAAATGGCAGAATTATTGATTCTGAATTTTATCAATATCAAATTCAACTAACAACGCCACTAGTAATGCAAAATTTAAATGAATTAGTAACAAATTTTCAATTATTATTGGAGCAATTAACTCAAAGACTTTCGCAACAGTATTTAATTCTTAATATTACTTTTAGTTGTGCTATGCACTCATTTTTACTGTTAGATCATAACCATCAGCCAATCTCTGATATTATTTTATGGACAGATCCTCATTCATTTGGGGAACTAGAAATTCCGGTCGATCTTTTTCATCAAAAAACAGGAATTTTTAGAGGGGGTTTTCTACCCGCATTTAAATTAGGCTATATTAATTTTGAGCTGCAAAAATGATGAACAAAAATTGCTAAAGTTGTTTCAATTAAAGAGTATTTAATTTATTTATTAACAGAGCAATTTGTAATTGATTATGCAATGGCAAGTGGAACAGGATTATTTAATTTACAAACAAGAAACTGAGATCAAGAAATTTTGACAATGTTAAAAGTTTCTGAAAAGTGACTAAGTAAGCTTGTTTCACCACAAACTGTTTTAAGAATTATTAATAAAAGATGAAATCTGCCTGAACAATTAGATATTGTTGTTGGGATAGCTGATGGTATTAGTGCTAATTTAGCAACGGGTTATTATGATCAAGACATATTAACAATTAGTTTAGGAACATCAACTGGTTGTCGATATTTTTGGTTTACAATACCTTCAAAAATTCCGACGAATGAATATTTTATGCTATTTGATGAAGAAATTTATATGCGTGGGTTTACTTCTTCAAATGAAGTTAATAATTTTAATTGATTTCTACAGCAGCAAGATTATTCATTAAATTTTGCCCTTACTGAATTTGCAAAGCAAATTGCAGAACAGTCTCTAACAAATGATTTTTACTTTCCATATTTAGTGAAAGAACGAATTTGAAAAGAATATGACCATGAAAAATTTTATTTAACAACAGCAGCAATTGAACCAAAACAATTAATTCAAATTGTTGTTGAAGGAATTCTTTTTAATTGTAAAAGTATTATTGATAATTTAGCACAAAAAAAATGAACAAAAATTTGTTTAGCTGGTGGTTTCTTTAGCAACTTTTTAATAGTAGAACTATTTAGTAAAATGGTAAATTTTCCGGTTGTCAAATTATTAACATCTGAATTATCAGCTCAATGAGCAGCTTTTATTGGTTTTTTAGCAGCAAAACGTTTTAAAAGTTATAGGGATGTTGAGAAATGACAAAATTAA
- a CDS encoding phospho-sugar glycosidase domain-containing protein — translation MVELIVRKQIKNDGRRNYFGKLPSSDCILLDFIKPWRTFKIIEVK, via the coding sequence ATGGTTGAATTGATTGTTCGTAAACAAATTAAAAATGATGGGAGACGAAATTATTTTGGTAAACTACCATCATCAGATTGCATTCTCCTTGACTTTATTAAACCATGACGAACATTTAAAATAATTGAGGTTAAATAA
- a CDS encoding PTS lactose/cellobiose transporter subunit IIA, producing the protein MQSVWDLYYEFMTIIFGVNHPAILDIVARELINEAHQELTKVHKFHAELIQHEANGEQYPMTVLVVHAQDHFNSAIIILDLAEHLICLYERTGKES; encoded by the coding sequence ATGCAAAGTGTATGAGATTTATATTATGAATTTATGACAATTATTTTCGGAGTTAATCATCCCGCTATTTTAGATATTGTTGCACGAGAGTTAATTAATGAAGCGCACCAAGAGTTAACAAAAGTACATAAATTTCATGCGGAATTAATTCAACATGAAGCTAATGGTGAGCAATATCCAATGACAGTATTAGTTGTTCATGCCCAAGACCATTTTAATTCAGCAATTATTATTCTTGATCTTGCTGAACATTTAATTTGTTTGTATGAACGGACAGGAAAGGAAAGTTAG